A segment of the Thermococcus sp. genome:
TCTCCGTTAAGTCTGGAGAGGTCTTCGGCTTCCTCGGTCCAAACGGGGCAGGCAAAACTACCACCATAAGGATGCTTACAGGTGTTCTAAAGCCCAACTCCGGTGAAATATGGGTTCTCGGCTACGATATGCTCAACGAGCGCGAGAAGATAAAAGCCCGGGAGAAGACCGGTATTGTTCCTGAAATGGCCAATCCCTATGTCGACATGACTGCCATGCAGAACCTCCACCTTATGGGTGGACTTTACGGGATGTCAAAGCGGGAGATAGAGAAGCGCTCGGTTGAACTCCTTAAAACCTTTGGTATCTATGAAAAGCGAAACGTCAAGGTGAGGGGCTTCTCGAAAGGAATGAGGCAAAGGTTAATCCTCGCGATGGCAATGATAGCTGACCCGGAGCTTTACTTCTTAGATGAGCCGACGAGTGGCCTGGACGTTATAAGCGCGCGCCTCATAAAGGATGTGATTAGAGAGGAGAAGAGGGCTGGGAAGACGATATTCCTCACCACCCACAATATGGACGACGCAAACGAGCTATGCGAAAGGATAGGGATAATCAGACGGGGAGAGCTGATAGCGATAGACACCCCTGAAAAGCTCAAACAGCTCGTTAAAGGGCGCGTTTCCGTTGAAGTGAGCTTCGAGCCGATGCGCTTTGATCCCTCTATCCTTTCTTCGGCATTAAATGTGGAAACCATGGGAGATAAGGTGAAGATTTACACCGATAACCCGGATAAAACGGTTAAGGAGCTCGTCCGCTACGCGGAAGAGAAGAACCTCCACATAGTCAGCCTGAGAACACTCTCACCCTCGCTGGAAGACGTCTTCATGGAGCTGGTGGGTGGTAGGGATGATTGAGACCTTAAGACGCTCCTTCGCGATAGCAAAGAAAGACATGCTCATCTTCTACCTCAAGGGACCGGTTGTTATAATGGGCCTCATATTCCCCTTCTTCCTCTTCCTAGCTTTTCTAATTGGCAGGAACCTGGGCGGCGACCAGCTCTTCGTCGGCTTGACTGCCATGACTGCCTTCTTCACGGCCACGGCCGTTGGCCCCACGATAATCCCCTGGGAGTGCCGTGGAAGAACCTTTGAAAGACTTATAACGGCTCCAGTATCGCTCACAACCGTTCTTCTCGGCGATTTCCAGGCCTCACTCTATTTCGGACTCGCGATAACCTTCGCCATAGCCCTCCCCTCAATGCTTTACTTCTCACTAAGCGTGGGATGGATAACCTTCCTTATCGCTACTCTCCTCGCGGTCGGGACCTTTTCGGCCATGACAATACTCTTGTCGTCATACCCGCCGACGGACGTTCCCGCCGATGTGATGATGTTGACCTCTCTGGTGAAGTTCTCACTCCTCTTCATAAGCGGCATATTCGTGCCCCTTGGAAAGCTGCCTGCTTATGGGAGGCTCGTCTCATACGTCTCGCCGCTGACCTACTACGTCGATGCACTGAGGCATTCACTCGGAGGGGGTTACCTCCCGCTATGGGTTGACCTCGGGATGCTGGTTCTCTTTGGGATGGCTTTCTTCTTCACCGGCGTGACCATCCACAGGAAGGTGCTGGAGAGGAGGTTCACGTGAGTGGATACTTCCGTTAAAGTTAAGGTGTGGTGCTCCCACCCCTGAGCGGTGGGATCAATGTCGCTCCAAGTTGAGAACGTGGTGGCTTCCATTGACCTTCATGGGAACATTGACGTTGACAGGATTGCCAGTGAGCTTGACCCGGTTCATTATGACCCGTCGATATTCCCGGGGGCAGCTTACAAGATGGAATCCTTCGGTGTGACGTTTCTTATCTTTAACTCCGGAAAGCTCGTTTGTACTGGTGCAAAGAGCCTTGAAACCATAAAACAGGCCACCGAAGAACTCAAAAGAAAGCTCGAATCCCTCGGGTTAAAATTCAAGGGGGAACCGGAGATCAGGGTGCAGAACCTCGTGGCCGCCGGGGGCGTGGGGCTTGGCCAGCTGGAGCTGGATGAGATTGCCCTTACCCTGCCCAACGTTGAATACGAGCCGGAGATATTCCCCGGGGTGGTTTACAGGGTCAGCAACTCAAGAACGACCATACTCATCTTCAACAGCGGGAAAGTTGTCGTTTCAGGTGCCAAAACCAGAGAAGACGCCGAGAGAGCCGTTGAAGAGTTGAAAAGAAATCTGTACAAGTACGGGCTTCTGGAAGAAGAGGAATGGTAGTCATGCTTTTTCGGGCCTGACTATCTCAACTTCGCCCTTTATCTTCTCCTTTCCCACGGTGTTGAAAACGGTTCCATACTTCTCGGCCAATTCTTTGACGCGGAGTATCTTCCTCTTCGGTGCGTCCGTCACGATCTTAACCAGGTAGGTTATCTCCTGGAGCTGAGGCTCCTTGAGGTTCCTCCAGCCCCTGACCTCTATTTCCATCTCCTCGACGTTTAGGCGCATCTTTTTGATCAGCCTTCCCCAGTTTATCGTCAGACAGCCACCTATGGCGGTAAGCAGGTACTCGGCCGGTAGGGGTCCCTCGTTGCTTCCGTCAGTGTTTGTGTCTGTTCTCAGCCGAAACTCCCTTATCCTTGCGAAGCTCCCGACGTTTCCGTCCCACTCAAGCTCGGCCCTGTATTCGAGCCTCTTCATAACATCACCGGTGGGGATTTGCGCTACACTTAAAAATACTTTCATTCATTTTCGGCCGGTGATGAAAACGCTGGTCGCGGTTCCAACTTCAAAGGGCGGTCTCGATGATGAGGTCCACGAGAGCCTCGTTAGAGCGGAAACCTTCACGTTGGTCGAGTTTGAGGACGGAGGGGTTAAAGGAACCAAAGTGATCGAGAATCCCTACAGGCGGGAACCTTACGGGGCCGGCTCGAAGGTAGCTCTTTTCCTAGTAAACCTCGGCGTCAACGCCATCATTTCAAGGACGGACTGTCCGAAGGGGAAGATGATTCTGGATTCGGCTGGAATTAAGATGATTATCGTTGATGGCCCGGTGAAGGTAGAGGATGCTCTAGGAGAGCTTCGTTGAGATAACAATCTTAATGTTCAAAATCTTTTTAAACCCTTACTCCCGGCCCTAAGAGGGTGTTTGAAATGGGGCATCATCACCATCATCACGGCGAGCTTAAAGGACGGATGGTAATCTCCGTTATCCTGAACCTCACGATCACGATCGCCGAGATAATCGGCGGAATACTTTCCGGGAGCCTCGCTTTGCTCAGCGACTCCATTCACAACTTCAGTGACTCCATAAGCCTGCTCGCGAGCTACTTTGCGGTGAGGGTAGGCGAGAGGAAGGCCAACGAGAAGTACACCTTCGGCTACAAGCGGGCCGAAATCCTCGTGGCATTTATAAACTCCGCGGTTCTCATTGGAGTCTCGCTCTTCCTCCTCGTTGAGGCTTACAGGCGCTTTAAAAACCCCGAACCGATAGACGGCCCGTTGATGCTTGTCGTCGCCCTTATCGGCCTGCTAGCAAACCTGCTCTCGGTTCTGCTCCTCCACGACCACGCCCACGAGAGCATGAACGTCCGCTCCGCCTACCTGCACCTAATGAGCGATACGCTCTCCTCCGTGGCCGTTGTTATAGGTGGAATCCTGATAATCGAGTGGAACGTCACCCGGGTTGACCCGCTCGTAACTGTACTCATCTCACTCTACATCATGGGGGAGGGCTACGGGATACTGAAGGAGAGCGTTGAGGTCCTTATGGAGGCATCTCCGGAACTTGATCTCGAGGCGATAAAAGCAGAGATAGAGTCTATTCCGAGTGTTAGAAACGCCCACCACTTCCACGCATGGCGCATAGGGGAGAACGAGGTCCACTTCGAGTGCCACGTTGAGGTTGAGGACATACCGATAAGCGAGGCGCAGGGGATAATAGATGAGGTCGAGGAGAGGCTGAAGAAGTACGGGATAACCCACGTTACGATTCAGCTTGAGGTGGAGAAGTGCACCGATAAGGGGATAGTATGCCACGAAGAAAAGGAAGGGGACTAGAGTTCCGCCTCTCCAAGAAGCTCAAGCAGGTCTATCTGCCTCTGGTCCGTCACCTTCTCGACGTACTTGCTCACCTCTTCCTCCTCCATCTTGTCGTCCTTGAAGAGGGCTATCGCCTTAACCGCATCGAAGAAGTCTTTCATGTCCGGGAACGCGCTGGAGAACATGTCAATGTTCAGGTAGATCATCTCAAAATCGTCCTCAAGGAAGAGCTGCCAGAGGACGTCCATGAGCGAGCCGAAGGCTATCTCCTCGTAGTCTGTGCCCTTTGCGAAGAGCATGGCGTAAAGGCACTCTTGTAAGGCGGCATCGTAGTCTTCGTCCTCCTCGAATATCTCCTCGAAGCTTAGGTGGACTTCCACGATGAGGTCTCTCTTGTCGATTATCTTCGACAGAAGGCCCGCGAGCATCGCCTTGGCCTCGTATGTGTCGCCCGCCTCGAATTTGACGTAGGCGTGGTGTATCTGGACTCTGAGCAGGTCTTCCTCATCCCCAAGGTTCCTGAAGGCCTCCTCGGCCTTTTCCATGAGCTGAAGGGACTTGTCGTACTCCTGGAGTTCTTCATGTATCAGCGCTATGTTGTAGTATATCCTCCCGACGTGCTCGAGGTTGCCCTTTGCCGTCTCCTCCTCGAGGAGCGCCCTGTAAATCTCAAGGCTCTTCTCAAGCTCGCCTATCATGTAGTAGAGGTCTGCCAGTTGGAACTTTGCATCGAACGTTTCCCTCTCCTCAGCCCGCTTCTCAAACTCCGGTACCTTGTCGATTCCGAGAATTTCGTGGAAGTAGTAAGTGGTGAGCTTGTAAAGTTCGAAGTCTTCACATTCAATGGCCAGCTTCTCAGCCTTTTCGAGGACCTCTTTAAGCTCCTCATCCTCAAGTGAGTCAACCTTATTGTACAGAAGGGTCGCAACCTTTTTGCAGTCCTTCTCCTCGATGGCCTTCAGTATCTCCTGCATGTCAACACCTCGAATGACCTACCGCACCGGAGTATTTAACGGTTTAGGGGCGGGTTTTTAAACTCCCTCTCCAATCCACCTTCATGCTTAAGGTGTTCTTCCTAGGCACGGGCGGTATAATGCCCACCAAGGAGAGGAACGTCCCAGCGATAGCGCTCCGCTACAGAGGTGAGATAATCCTCTTTGATGCCGGCGAAGGAACGATTAGACAGATGAACACGGCAAAGCTCAGCCCTATGAAGGTTGATAAAATATTCATAACCCACTNNNNNNNNNNNNNNNNNNNNNNNNNNNNNNNNNNNNNNNNNNNNNNNNNNNNNNNNNNNNNNNNNNNNNNNNNNNNNNNNNNNNNNNNNNNNNNNNNNNNGTCCCAGCGATAGCGCTCCGCTACAGAGGTGAGATAATCCTCTTTGATGCCGGCGAAGGAACGATTAGACAGATGAACACGGCAAAGCTCAGCCCTATGAAGGTTGATAAAATATTCATAACCCACTTCCACGGCGACCACTACCTCGGTCTCGGGGGTTTGATTCAGACGATGAACCTCTGGAACAGGGAGAAACCGCTCCACATCTACGGCCCTAAGTACACCTTCGAGTTGGTTCAGCACTTCCTCAACAGTGGCTTTTTCCGGCCGGGCTTCGATATACACGTCCACGAACTCGGCGAGACGAGGCTGAAGTTTGGTGACTACGAAATCTGGTCTTTCAAGGTCGAGCACGGGATTCCCGCTCTCGGCTACGTCTTCAGGGAGAGGGACAGACGGGGAAAGTTCCTTCCGGAGAGGTTGAGGGAATACAATTTGAGTGAGGGGCCAATCCTTGGAAAGCTTGAAAGGGAAGGAAAAGTCGAGTGGAAAGGCCGGATAATCCACCTCGAGGACGTTACCGGGCCAAGGAGGAAGGGTCTCAAGGTCGTCTACACGGGCGATACTGAACCGACTGAGAGGGTGAGGCTCTTTGCGGAGCGAGCCAACCTGCTGATCCACGAGGCAACTT
Coding sequences within it:
- a CDS encoding ABC transporter permease, yielding MIETLRRSFAIAKKDMLIFYLKGPVVIMGLIFPFFLFLAFLIGRNLGGDQLFVGLTAMTAFFTATAVGPTIIPWECRGRTFERLITAPVSLTTVLLGDFQASLYFGLAITFAIALPSMLYFSLSVGWITFLIATLLAVGTFSAMTILLSSYPPTDVPADVMMLTSLVKFSLLFISGIFVPLGKLPAYGRLVSYVSPLTYYVDALRHSLGGGYLPLWVDLGMLVLFGMAFFFTGVTIHRKVLERRFT
- a CDS encoding cation diffusion facilitator family transporter, encoding MGHHHHHHGELKGRMVISVILNLTITIAEIIGGILSGSLALLSDSIHNFSDSISLLASYFAVRVGERKANEKYTFGYKRAEILVAFINSAVLIGVSLFLLVEAYRRFKNPEPIDGPLMLVVALIGLLANLLSVLLLHDHAHESMNVRSAYLHLMSDTLSSVAVVIGGILIIEWNVTRVDPLVTVLISLYIMGEGYGILKESVEVLMEASPELDLEAIKAEIESIPSVRNAHHFHAWRIGENEVHFECHVEVEDIPISEAQGIIDEVEERLKKYGITHVTIQLEVEKCTDKGIVCHEEKEGD
- a CDS encoding TATA-box-binding protein; translated protein: MSLQVENVVASIDLHGNIDVDRIASELDPVHYDPSIFPGAAYKMESFGVTFLIFNSGKLVCTGAKSLETIKQATEELKRKLESLGLKFKGEPEIRVQNLVAAGGVGLGQLELDEIALTLPNVEYEPEIFPGVVYRVSNSRTTILIFNSGKVVVSGAKTREDAERAVEELKRNLYKYGLLEEEEW
- a CDS encoding NifB/NifX family molybdenum-iron cluster-binding protein, whose protein sequence is MKTLVAVPTSKGGLDDEVHESLVRAETFTLVEFEDGGVKGTKVIENPYRREPYGAGSKVALFLVNLGVNAIISRTDCPKGKMILDSAGIKMIIVDGPVKVEDALGELR
- a CDS encoding OsmC family protein encodes the protein MKRLEYRAELEWDGNVGSFARIREFRLRTDTNTDGSNEGPLPAEYLLTAIGGCLTINWGRLIKKMRLNVEEMEIEVRGWRNLKEPQLQEITYLVKIVTDAPKRKILRVKELAEKYGTVFNTVGKEKIKGEVEIVRPEKA
- a CDS encoding tetratricopeptide repeat protein — translated: MQEILKAIEEKDCKKVATLLYNKVDSLEDEELKEVLEKAEKLAIECEDFELYKLTTYYFHEILGIDKVPEFEKRAEERETFDAKFQLADLYYMIGELEKSLEIYRALLEEETAKGNLEHVGRIYYNIALIHEELQEYDKSLQLMEKAEEAFRNLGDEEDLLRVQIHHAYVKFEAGDTYEAKAMLAGLLSKIIDKRDLIVEVHLSFEEIFEEDEDYDAALQECLYAMLFAKGTDYEEIAFGSLMDVLWQLFLEDDFEMIYLNIDMFSSAFPDMKDFFDAVKAIALFKDDKMEEEEVSKYVEKVTDQRQIDLLELLGEAEL
- a CDS encoding ribonuclease Z, whose product is VPAIALRYRGEIILFDAGEGTIRQMNTAKLSPMKVDKIFITHFHGDHYLGLGGLIQTMNLWNREKPLHIYGPKYTFELVQHFLNSGFFRPGFDIHVHELGETRLKFGDYEIWSFKVEHGIPALGYVFRERDRRGKFLPERLREYNLSEGPILGKLEREGKVEWKGRIIHLEDVTGPRRKGLKVVYTGDTEPTERVRLFAERANLLIHEATYLNPDDRGGSYHSTVKEACETAKRAKVKLLALFHRAFRYTYGEYSVEAAKICEDFNVNFIVPRDFDVITLKSDSWELRSLLEGGK
- a CDS encoding ATP-binding cassette domain-containing protein, producing MERAIEAANLTKYYGSFQAVKGVSFSVKSGEVFGFLGPNGAGKTTTIRMLTGVLKPNSGEIWVLGYDMLNEREKIKAREKTGIVPEMANPYVDMTAMQNLHLMGGLYGMSKREIEKRSVELLKTFGIYEKRNVKVRGFSKGMRQRLILAMAMIADPELYFLDEPTSGLDVISARLIKDVIREEKRAGKTIFLTTHNMDDANELCERIGIIRRGELIAIDTPEKLKQLVKGRVSVEVSFEPMRFDPSILSSALNVETMGDKVKIYTDNPDKTVKELVRYAEEKNLHIVSLRTLSPSLEDVFMELVGGRDD